In Armatimonas rosea, a single genomic region encodes these proteins:
- the truB gene encoding tRNA pseudouridine(55) synthase TruB translates to MDGFLNIHKPAGMTSHDVVGRVRRALKTKRVGHAGTLDPDATGVLVVAVGQATRLLPYLPLEPKVYLATVGFGTATDTEDASGQVTATADASGLTEEALRSVLPRFVGEIAQVPPMVSALHHNGQRLYDLARQGITVEREARTITIHALELVAPPSLGAGGAIRVTCGGGTYIRTLCKDIGEALGLPAHMATLVREAVGPYALADAIPLEEIDESKLLPMHEALGWPLLDVSDADAAELKLGRTIQLTPPFAKPEGVPEPCEGGGGENTCAALHNGQLLALLRYETGRWQPFKVFAG, encoded by the coding sequence ATGGACGGATTTCTAAATATACACAAACCGGCAGGGATGACGAGCCACGATGTGGTGGGGCGGGTCCGGCGGGCACTGAAGACCAAGCGGGTGGGGCACGCGGGAACACTCGACCCAGATGCCACGGGCGTCTTGGTTGTCGCGGTGGGGCAGGCGACTCGCCTCTTGCCGTACCTGCCGCTGGAGCCCAAGGTCTATCTCGCAACAGTCGGCTTTGGCACCGCCACCGACACGGAAGATGCCAGTGGGCAGGTCACGGCGACGGCGGATGCATCGGGGCTGACCGAGGAGGCACTTCGGAGTGTGCTTCCCCGCTTTGTCGGAGAGATCGCGCAGGTTCCCCCGATGGTCTCCGCGCTCCATCACAATGGCCAGCGCCTCTACGACTTGGCGCGGCAGGGGATCACGGTCGAGCGCGAGGCCCGGACGATCACGATCCACGCGCTTGAATTAGTCGCGCCCCCAAGCTTGGGGGCGGGGGGGGCGATCCGCGTCACCTGCGGCGGGGGGACCTACATCCGCACGCTCTGCAAGGATATCGGGGAGGCGCTCGGGCTCCCGGCGCACATGGCGACCCTCGTGCGCGAGGCGGTCGGCCCCTACGCCCTCGCCGATGCGATCCCGCTCGAGGAGATAGACGAGAGCAAGCTCCTCCCCATGCACGAGGCACTCGGCTGGCCGCTGCTGGATGTCTCGGATGCCGATGCCGCAGAGCTTAAGCTAGGGCGCACCATACAGCTTACGCCCCCCTTCGCGAAGCCGGAGGGGGTGCCTGAGCCGTGCGAAGGCGGGGGAGGCGAAAACACATGTGCCGCGCTCCACAACGGGCAGCTCCTGGCGCTCCTGCGCTACGAAACCGGGCGCTGGCAGCCCTTCAAGGTATTTGCCGGATGA
- a CDS encoding bifunctional riboflavin kinase/FAD synthetase codes for MRAITIGVFDGVHRGHQALLATARASGLPVTALTFDPHPAALLSPARTPKLLGTLAERTALLKAAGAERVEVIPFDPAFAALTPAAFIEQVLRPVQPEWIVVGDDFRFGCERRGDVETLRAAGLRVEAVPGVFVDGVPARSTVIRQMLSGGQVAEAARLLGRPYTLSGEVVHGRKLGRTIGYPTANLASDPRVLIPAPGVYAGQATLADGRVFRAAISIGTNPTVTENGPLTVEAFLLEGFDEDLYGQVLTLSFVHFLRGTVKFDGLDALLQQMAADVAWIESCPLAPVERGNEYES; via the coding sequence ATGAGAGCGATCACCATTGGGGTCTTCGATGGGGTGCACCGGGGGCACCAGGCACTCTTAGCCACCGCCCGCGCGAGCGGCTTGCCCGTCACCGCGCTGACCTTCGACCCGCATCCCGCGGCGCTCCTCTCACCCGCCCGCACCCCCAAGCTCCTAGGAACCCTCGCGGAGCGCACCGCACTCCTCAAGGCGGCGGGGGCGGAGCGGGTGGAAGTGATTCCCTTCGACCCCGCTTTTGCCGCACTCACCCCCGCGGCCTTTATCGAGCAGGTACTTCGCCCCGTTCAGCCCGAGTGGATTGTCGTGGGCGATGACTTCCGCTTTGGCTGCGAGCGGCGTGGGGATGTGGAGACGCTTAGGGCGGCGGGCTTGCGGGTCGAGGCCGTGCCGGGGGTCTTTGTAGACGGCGTTCCTGCCCGCTCGACCGTGATCCGGCAGATGCTCTCTGGGGGGCAGGTCGCAGAGGCGGCGCGGCTGCTGGGGCGGCCCTACACGCTCTCAGGCGAGGTGGTGCACGGGCGAAAGCTGGGGCGGACGATCGGCTACCCGACCGCAAATCTGGCCTCCGATCCGCGCGTGCTGATTCCCGCACCGGGGGTCTACGCCGGCCAAGCGACTCTTGCAGACGGCCGTGTCTTTCGCGCCGCGATCTCGATTGGCACGAATCCGACTGTCACGGAGAACGGCCCGCTGACGGTCGAGGCGTTCCTGCTGGAGGGCTTTGATGAGGATCTCTACGGACAAGTACTGACGCTCTCGTTCGTGCATTTTCTCCGGGGTACGGTAAAATTCGACGGTTTGGATGCACTTCTTCAACAAATGGCCGCGGATGTCGCCTGGATCGAGAGCTGCCCCCTAGCCCCCGTGGAACGGGGGAACGAATATGAATCGTGA
- a CDS encoding class I SAM-dependent methyltransferase, whose product MNRDYYLQMRRLEDKHWWFVARRNLICAALQRFGKTANPLVLDMGCGTGGTLDRLREFARPVGLDLEPLALELCRERGHQNLVLASATQLPFDTATFDAAVALDVLEHIPDDATAAAELARVLKPGGIAVVTVPAYQSLWSGHDVALMHQRRYRAEEVRKRLQESGLIVERLSYTVSALFPAVWVVRKLQNALAKKDALPRADALPTPEPLNGVLRWLLDRETGIVLGRSLPFGLTVFAVARKPD is encoded by the coding sequence ATGAATCGTGACTACTACCTGCAGATGCGGCGCTTGGAGGACAAGCACTGGTGGTTTGTGGCGCGCCGGAACCTGATCTGCGCGGCACTCCAGCGCTTTGGTAAGACCGCAAACCCGCTCGTGCTGGACATGGGCTGTGGGACGGGGGGGACGCTGGATCGCTTGCGGGAGTTCGCCCGGCCCGTTGGCCTAGACCTAGAGCCGCTGGCGCTGGAGCTCTGCCGCGAGCGGGGGCACCAGAACCTCGTGCTGGCGTCGGCGACCCAGCTTCCGTTTGACACGGCAACCTTCGATGCGGCGGTGGCTTTAGATGTCCTAGAGCACATCCCCGACGATGCCACGGCGGCGGCGGAGCTGGCGCGGGTGCTCAAGCCGGGGGGGATTGCGGTGGTGACCGTCCCGGCCTACCAGTCGCTGTGGAGTGGGCACGATGTGGCACTGATGCACCAGCGTCGCTACCGTGCCGAGGAGGTGCGAAAGCGCCTGCAAGAGAGCGGGCTCATTGTCGAGCGGCTCTCCTACACGGTCTCGGCGCTCTTTCCCGCGGTCTGGGTGGTGCGTAAGCTTCAGAATGCGCTGGCGAAGAAAGATGCGCTGCCACGCGCCGATGCCCTGCCGACCCCGGAGCCGCTCAATGGAGTCCTGCGCTGGCTCCTTGACCGGGAGACAGGGATCGTCTTAGGGCGCTCCCTGCCGTTTGGGCTGACGGTGTTTGCGGTGGCGCGAAAGCCGGACTAA
- a CDS encoding ABC transporter ATP-binding protein, producing MPDTAAPVDDIILDIQNVHRHYDPTHALKGVSFKARRGEVIALVGPNGAGKTTIGAIIAQREKPDLGKVVYYLDEGETEDPDLSQIGFFPGDSSFYMSLAVERLLYHAATRKGLSGSEAAEATQYWLDRLGMTNRPNQALSSFSKGNQQKIQFAESVLHGPSIVYLDEPFNGLDPVNQEWFIGLIRELQETGMTILISDHHMHLLERIADRILIMHQGKLVADGTLPTLRQRSQVGLSVRLRVVDPMAVDLKPFREHPAIRSIERTASGDIRMLVSAAVPRNDVLNFAKQRMRLTEILAEPASLHDIYVTVFSVQSADAEINEAAATAAAA from the coding sequence ATGCCGGATACAGCGGCCCCGGTTGACGACATCATACTTGATATTCAGAACGTCCATCGTCACTACGACCCCACGCACGCACTCAAGGGTGTGAGCTTCAAGGCGCGACGAGGCGAGGTAATTGCACTGGTCGGGCCCAATGGTGCGGGCAAGACGACGATCGGTGCCATCATTGCCCAGCGGGAGAAGCCCGACCTTGGGAAAGTGGTGTACTATCTGGATGAAGGAGAGACGGAGGACCCCGATCTCTCTCAGATTGGCTTCTTCCCAGGCGACAGTAGCTTCTACATGAGCCTGGCGGTCGAGCGCCTGCTCTACCACGCCGCAACTCGCAAGGGCCTCTCGGGGAGCGAGGCAGCGGAGGCGACCCAGTACTGGCTAGACCGGCTGGGCATGACCAACCGCCCCAACCAAGCGCTCTCTAGCTTCTCCAAGGGCAACCAACAAAAAATTCAGTTCGCCGAGTCGGTGCTCCATGGGCCGAGCATTGTCTACCTCGACGAGCCTTTCAACGGCCTCGACCCCGTGAACCAGGAGTGGTTTATTGGGCTGATCCGTGAGCTGCAAGAGACCGGGATGACCATCCTGATCAGCGACCACCACATGCACCTGCTGGAGCGGATCGCAGACCGGATTCTCATCATGCACCAGGGCAAGCTGGTCGCCGATGGCACCCTCCCGACACTGCGCCAGCGCTCCCAAGTGGGGCTGAGCGTGCGCCTGCGTGTCGTGGACCCGATGGCGGTGGACCTCAAGCCCTTCCGTGAGCACCCCGCGATTCGCTCGATCGAGCGCACCGCCAGCGGCGATATTCGGATGCTGGTGAGTGCTGCGGTTCCTCGCAACGATGTCCTCAACTTCGCCAAGCAGCGCATGCGCCTCACCGAGATCCTCGCCGAGCCCGCCAGCCTGCACGATATCTACGTGACCGTCTTCTCGGTCCAGAGTGCGGATGCGGAGATAAACGAAGCGGCGGCGACAGCAGCCGCTGCTTAG
- a CDS encoding NAD(+) synthase: MLPFLTPYRHGFVRAAVCVPLVRVADPAYNAERTIALAERAAAQHAAVALFPELGLSGYTCDDLFHQSALLDATEKALGKVLAASEDWETVLLLGLPLRVEHRLLNVCAVVQKGTLLGLVPKTYLPNYREFYEKRQFASGRDVATREVVLLGQTVPLGSDLVFTCTNLPDFALHVEICEDVWTPLPPSTFGALAGATILANLSASNITVGKADYRKALAAGQSSRCLSAYLYSAAGPGESTNDLAWDGHALIYENGERLAESARFSEDEDLILADIDLERLTQERMRQTSFADSVHDQRERLSAMRRVPFLFELPNAELPLLRHIERFPFVPDDPTLRDAHCYEAYNIQVHGLHKRLQSAKIEKLVIGVSGGLDSTHALIVACNTMDKLGLPRTNILAYTMPGFATSDHTKSNAHALMQALGVTATELDIRPSCLQMLKDLGHPFHDGEPVYDITFENVQAGDRTSHLFRLANFHNGIVLGTGDLSELALGWCTYGVGDHMSHYNVNASVPKTLIQYLIRWVAAKNLFGEEASRILISIADTEISPELIPGGEGSDKPAQKTEEKIGPYALQDFNLYYLTRFGFAPSKVAYLSLSVGDSYDLPTIKKWLEVFLWRFFKTSQFKRTCVPNGPKVGSGGSLSPRGDWRAPSDSEATLWLDELRANVP; encoded by the coding sequence ATGTTGCCCTTCCTGACTCCCTACCGCCACGGCTTTGTCCGCGCGGCGGTCTGTGTGCCCCTGGTGCGCGTCGCTGACCCCGCCTACAACGCCGAGCGGACCATCGCGCTGGCCGAGCGTGCCGCCGCGCAGCACGCCGCCGTGGCGCTCTTTCCCGAGCTGGGGCTCTCGGGGTACACCTGCGACGATCTCTTCCACCAGAGTGCGCTGCTGGATGCCACGGAGAAAGCCCTCGGAAAGGTGCTCGCGGCCAGTGAGGACTGGGAGACCGTGCTCCTGCTGGGCCTGCCGCTGCGGGTGGAGCACCGCCTGCTCAATGTCTGCGCGGTGGTGCAGAAGGGGACGCTCCTTGGGCTGGTTCCCAAGACCTATCTGCCCAACTACCGCGAGTTCTACGAGAAGCGCCAGTTTGCGTCGGGGCGGGACGTGGCGACCCGCGAGGTCGTGCTCTTAGGTCAGACCGTCCCCCTCGGCTCCGATCTGGTCTTTACCTGCACCAACCTGCCCGACTTTGCGCTCCATGTCGAGATCTGTGAGGATGTCTGGACCCCGCTGCCACCGTCGACCTTCGGCGCACTCGCCGGGGCGACTATTCTGGCCAACCTCTCCGCGAGCAATATCACCGTGGGCAAGGCCGACTACCGCAAGGCGCTCGCGGCCGGGCAGTCGTCGCGGTGTCTGTCGGCCTACCTCTACTCCGCGGCGGGGCCGGGGGAGAGCACCAACGACCTGGCCTGGGACGGCCACGCGCTGATCTACGAGAACGGGGAGCGCCTCGCCGAGTCTGCGCGCTTCTCGGAGGACGAGGACCTGATCCTGGCCGATATCGACCTGGAGCGCCTGACCCAAGAGCGCATGCGCCAGACCAGCTTTGCCGACTCCGTGCACGACCAGCGGGAGCGGCTTTCCGCGATGCGCCGGGTGCCGTTTCTGTTCGAGCTGCCCAACGCCGAGCTTCCGTTGTTGCGCCACATCGAGCGCTTCCCGTTTGTCCCCGACGATCCCACGCTGCGCGATGCCCACTGCTACGAGGCCTACAACATCCAGGTCCACGGCCTGCACAAGCGCCTCCAGAGCGCCAAGATCGAGAAGCTCGTGATCGGGGTGAGCGGCGGCCTAGACTCGACCCACGCGCTGATTGTCGCCTGTAACACGATGGACAAGCTGGGGCTGCCCCGCACGAATATCCTGGCCTACACCATGCCCGGCTTCGCCACCAGCGACCACACCAAGTCCAACGCCCACGCCCTGATGCAGGCGCTGGGCGTGACCGCCACGGAGCTGGACATTCGGCCGTCGTGCCTGCAGATGCTCAAGGACCTAGGCCACCCGTTCCACGACGGCGAGCCGGTCTACGACATTACCTTTGAGAATGTCCAAGCGGGGGACCGCACCAGCCATCTGTTCCGCCTCGCCAACTTTCACAACGGCATTGTCCTCGGAACCGGCGACCTCTCGGAGCTGGCGCTGGGCTGGTGTACGTACGGCGTGGGGGACCACATGAGCCACTACAATGTCAACGCGTCGGTGCCAAAAACGCTCATCCAGTACCTCATCCGCTGGGTCGCCGCGAAAAATCTCTTTGGCGAGGAGGCTAGCCGGATTCTCATCAGCATCGCCGACACCGAGATCTCCCCCGAGCTCATCCCTGGCGGCGAGGGCAGCGACAAGCCCGCGCAAAAGACCGAGGAGAAGATCGGGCCGTACGCCCTGCAAGACTTCAACCTCTACTACCTCACGCGCTTTGGCTTCGCCCCGAGTAAAGTCGCCTATCTCTCGCTCTCGGTCGGGGACTCCTACGACCTGCCGACCATCAAAAAGTGGCTCGAAGTCTTCCTCTGGCGCTTCTTCAAGACCAGCCAGTTCAAGCGCACGTGTGTCCCCAACGGCCCCAAGGTCGGCAGCGGCGGGAGCCTCTCCCCAAGAGGCGACTGGCGTGCGCCGTCGGACTCGGAAGCGACCCTCTGGCTGGACGAGCTACGAGCCAATGTGCCCTAG
- a CDS encoding YegJ family protein: MKTAALSLLLLPLLVVGCSKSALEKVQRDGQPDIDMVKDDDREMNAAIAKARQTLPAFVKALQSPTTAMQGFSVKAEFKDANGSEHMWIARPEWDGQNIVGVLANEPNWVKSVKLGDPVKIPGNQISDWMYVENGKLVGGHTERVLFARMSPAERAEVEKSGGFKL; this comes from the coding sequence ATGAAAACGGCTGCCCTCTCCCTCCTCTTGCTCCCTCTTCTCGTCGTCGGCTGCTCAAAAAGCGCCTTGGAAAAAGTGCAGCGCGACGGCCAGCCGGATATCGACATGGTCAAGGACGATGACCGCGAGATGAACGCGGCGATTGCGAAAGCCCGTCAGACACTCCCCGCGTTTGTCAAAGCGCTCCAGAGCCCTACCACGGCGATGCAGGGCTTTTCGGTGAAGGCGGAGTTTAAAGATGCCAATGGGAGTGAGCACATGTGGATTGCCCGCCCCGAGTGGGATGGACAAAACATCGTGGGAGTTCTTGCCAATGAGCCCAACTGGGTCAAGAGTGTCAAGCTCGGAGATCCCGTGAAAATCCCAGGCAACCAAATCTCGGACTGGATGTATGTCGAAAATGGCAAGCTCGTCGGGGGCCACACGGAGCGCGTGCTCTTTGCCCGAATGTCCCCTGCTGAGCGAGCGGAGGTTGAAAAATCCGGTGGTTTCAAGCTCTAG
- a CDS encoding exo-alpha-sialidase, protein MKTEVLWKSGQGGYKSYRIPALAVTKKGTVLAFCEGRRAGAGDSGAIEILLRRSTDNGAHWSEQQVVWADGGNTCGNPAPVVDLQTGTIWLLLTWNRGDDKEPQIIAQTSKDTRRVFVTSSVDDGVTWATPKEITESVKLPEWTWYATGPGAGIQLGKTGRLVVACDHIEAKTKRYFSHVIYSDDHGASWKLGGTTPRDQVNECEVVERSDGSLLLNMRSYDPSSRARQVAVSKDGGLTWGEQRPDFSLIEPICQASVRRADSKTLLFSNPASREARKNLTVRVSSDDGKTWERRLTLHSGPSAYSDLAVLKRNTLACLYECGDKGAYETITLARFALKELTRTPTIFLAGDSTMAEKLPEKRPETGWGEGLRLLVDESKLRIENHAMNGRSTKSFLAEKRWEALIGRVRKGDWVLIQFGHNDQAKDKGERYTPPDDYKANLTRFVAEVRQKGGTPVLLTPVMRRRFDPKGEFFDTHGVYPDLVREVAAATKVLLIDHHRLSEKVLRELGAEPSRKLFLQLKPGENPNYPKGVEDNTHFNAEGAKVMAQLVWEVLSLAVT, encoded by the coding sequence ATGAAAACCGAAGTCTTATGGAAAAGTGGCCAGGGTGGCTACAAGTCCTACCGGATTCCGGCGCTTGCGGTGACAAAGAAGGGCACCGTGCTGGCGTTTTGTGAGGGGCGGCGTGCCGGAGCGGGTGACAGCGGGGCGATTGAGATCCTCCTGCGCCGCTCGACCGACAATGGCGCACACTGGAGCGAGCAGCAGGTGGTCTGGGCCGATGGGGGCAACACCTGCGGCAACCCCGCGCCGGTCGTGGACCTGCAAACGGGGACGATCTGGCTGCTACTGACCTGGAACCGCGGCGACGACAAAGAACCCCAGATTATCGCCCAGACGAGTAAAGACACGCGTCGGGTCTTTGTCACATCGTCGGTGGACGATGGCGTGACGTGGGCGACTCCCAAAGAGATCACTGAGAGTGTCAAGCTGCCCGAGTGGACCTGGTACGCAACGGGGCCAGGGGCGGGGATTCAGCTCGGAAAAACGGGGCGCTTGGTGGTTGCGTGCGACCATATCGAGGCCAAGACCAAGCGCTATTTCTCACACGTGATCTACAGCGACGACCACGGGGCGAGCTGGAAACTGGGGGGAACCACGCCACGTGACCAGGTGAACGAGTGCGAGGTGGTCGAGCGGAGCGATGGGAGCCTGCTGCTCAACATGCGGAGCTACGACCCGAGCTCGCGGGCGCGGCAAGTGGCGGTCAGCAAAGACGGCGGCCTCACTTGGGGCGAGCAGCGGCCCGATTTCTCCCTGATCGAGCCCATCTGCCAGGCCAGTGTCCGCCGCGCCGACTCCAAGACACTGCTCTTCTCCAACCCCGCCAGCCGCGAGGCCCGTAAGAACCTGACCGTGCGTGTCAGCAGCGACGACGGCAAGACCTGGGAGCGGCGGCTGACCCTGCACAGCGGGCCAAGCGCGTACTCGGACCTGGCGGTGCTGAAGCGCAACACCCTCGCGTGCCTCTACGAGTGCGGCGACAAGGGCGCCTACGAGACCATCACGCTGGCCCGCTTTGCCCTCAAGGAGCTCACCCGAACCCCGACAATCTTTCTGGCGGGCGACTCGACCATGGCGGAGAAGCTCCCGGAGAAGCGCCCCGAGACCGGCTGGGGCGAGGGGCTGCGGCTCCTCGTGGACGAGAGCAAGCTACGTATCGAGAACCACGCGATGAACGGGCGTAGCACCAAGAGCTTTCTGGCGGAGAAGCGCTGGGAGGCACTGATCGGGCGGGTGCGGAAGGGCGACTGGGTCCTGATCCAGTTCGGCCACAACGACCAAGCCAAGGACAAGGGCGAGCGCTACACGCCCCCCGACGACTACAAGGCCAACCTGACCCGTTTTGTGGCCGAGGTGCGCCAGAAAGGGGGGACTCCCGTGCTCCTCACCCCCGTGATGCGCCGCCGCTTCGATCCCAAGGGCGAGTTCTTCGACACCCACGGCGTCTACCCCGACCTCGTGCGGGAGGTGGCGGCGGCGACCAAGGTGCTGCTGATCGACCACCACCGGCTCAGTGAGAAGGTGCTCCGTGAGCTCGGCGCGGAGCCCTCGCGCAAGCTCTTCTTACAGCTCAAGCCGGGCGAAAATCCCAACTATCCCAAAGGGGTGGAGGACAACACGCACTTCAACGCCGAGGGCGCAAAGGTCATGGCGCAGCTGGTCTGGGAAGTGCTCAGCTTAGCTGTGACATAA
- a CDS encoding cysteine desulfurase family protein produces the protein MSQTALYLDYAATTPTDPEVREAMLPFLGESFGNPSSVHRVGQEVRRALDAARDTLAKALGAESGEIFFTSGGTEANNLALLGVLMAAKEQGRNHLITASAEHHAVIDTALFARELGFAVTVLPVDEFGKVHPEALAEALTDKTALVSVMHANNEVGTINPITELAALAHAHGALFHTDAVQTLGALPIDVTALGVDLLSVSSHKIYGPKGVGALYIKSGVKCTPLFHGGSQERQKRPGTENVPGIVGFGKAVALLPTWRDETALRLAPLRDKFIARFPQAFLNGHPTERLASNINLSFVKPDGETMLLALDLWGICASSGSACSSGSIDPSHVLTAMGVPRERALGAVRFSLGRHTTDAELDKAAGVVERLVMSQLS, from the coding sequence ATGAGCCAAACAGCGCTGTATCTTGACTACGCCGCCACGACCCCGACCGATCCCGAGGTGCGCGAGGCGATGCTCCCGTTTCTCGGGGAGAGCTTTGGGAACCCGTCGTCGGTCCACCGTGTGGGCCAAGAGGTTCGCCGCGCTCTCGATGCGGCCCGAGACACGCTGGCAAAGGCCTTGGGGGCTGAGTCTGGGGAGATTTTCTTTACATCGGGGGGCACCGAGGCCAACAATCTCGCGCTCCTCGGGGTGCTGATGGCCGCCAAGGAGCAGGGCCGCAACCACCTCATCACCGCCTCCGCGGAGCACCACGCGGTGATCGACACCGCCCTCTTTGCCCGTGAGCTGGGCTTTGCCGTGACGGTCCTCCCCGTGGACGAGTTTGGTAAGGTTCACCCGGAGGCACTCGCGGAGGCGCTGACAGACAAGACCGCGCTGGTCTCGGTGATGCACGCCAACAACGAGGTGGGGACGATCAACCCGATCACGGAGCTGGCGGCGCTGGCCCACGCCCACGGGGCGCTCTTCCACACCGATGCGGTCCAGACCCTGGGCGCGCTCCCGATCGATGTCACCGCGCTCGGCGTGGACCTGCTGAGTGTCTCGTCGCACAAGATCTACGGCCCCAAGGGCGTGGGCGCGCTCTACATCAAGAGCGGGGTGAAGTGCACGCCTCTCTTCCACGGTGGCAGCCAGGAGCGGCAGAAGCGCCCCGGCACCGAGAACGTCCCCGGCATCGTCGGCTTCGGCAAGGCGGTCGCGCTCCTACCGACCTGGCGCGACGAGACCGCGCTACGCCTGGCTCCGCTGCGGGACAAGTTTATCGCGCGCTTTCCCCAAGCCTTCCTCAACGGCCACCCCACCGAGCGGCTGGCCAGCAACATCAACCTCTCGTTTGTCAAGCCCGACGGTGAGACGATGCTGCTCGCGCTCGACCTCTGGGGCATCTGCGCGTCGTCGGGGAGCGCGTGCTCGTCGGGGAGTATCGATCCGTCGCATGTTCTCACCGCCATGGGCGTGCCGCGGGAGCGTGCGCTGGGGGCGGTGCGCTTCTCCCTGGGCCGCCACACCACCGACGCGGAGCTGGATAAGGCCGCCGGTGTGGTCGAGCGCCTGGTTATGTCACAGCTAAGCTGA
- a CDS encoding prepilin-type N-terminal cleavage/methylation domain-containing protein, translating into MKSSHTRPQQAFTLIELLVVIAIIAILASILFPVFAQAREKARGVSCLSNQKQLALGLVQYLQDYDETYPRVQYYDVAGSGRQIGIAEMLYPYTKQGVKTGDWVAARTGTYSCPSSPAQFQPNIYGFHLDVFGDGETPWNPSPFPVVTMSQIEAPTEKIGIMEKGINDGNNGWLNFATWEWDWVAYVKNNGEVDDKLDGMQLALDTPGKADCDFVASESVNSGFNNWATCGMMPRFRHNKTVSVVFLDGHAKAMPRGGIKWYKNIYVPAGSALGWTREGWYPY; encoded by the coding sequence ATGAAATCAAGTCACACACGCCCACAACAGGCGTTCACGCTGATTGAGCTCCTCGTTGTGATTGCAATTATTGCGATCCTTGCCTCGATCCTCTTCCCTGTCTTTGCCCAAGCCCGTGAGAAAGCGCGCGGTGTCTCCTGCCTCTCCAACCAGAAGCAGCTTGCTCTCGGGCTGGTCCAGTACCTCCAGGACTACGACGAGACCTACCCCCGTGTCCAGTACTACGATGTTGCCGGCTCCGGTCGCCAGATCGGGATCGCGGAGATGCTCTACCCCTACACCAAGCAAGGTGTCAAGACCGGCGACTGGGTCGCGGCACGCACCGGCACGTATAGCTGCCCGTCGTCGCCCGCTCAGTTTCAGCCCAATATCTACGGCTTCCACCTCGATGTCTTTGGCGATGGCGAGACCCCCTGGAACCCGTCCCCGTTTCCCGTGGTGACCATGTCCCAGATCGAGGCCCCCACCGAGAAGATCGGGATCATGGAAAAAGGGATCAACGACGGCAACAACGGCTGGCTGAACTTCGCTACCTGGGAGTGGGACTGGGTCGCCTATGTCAAGAACAACGGCGAGGTCGATGACAAGCTCGATGGGATGCAGCTCGCCCTGGATACCCCCGGCAAAGCCGACTGCGACTTTGTCGCCAGCGAGAGCGTCAACTCAGGCTTTAACAACTGGGCGACCTGTGGGATGATGCCCCGCTTCCGCCACAACAAGACCGTCAGCGTGGTCTTCCTCGACGGCCACGCCAAGGCGATGCCCCGCGGCGGGATCAAGTGGTACAAGAATATCTATGTCCCCGCGGGCTCGGCGCTGGGCTGGACTCGGGAAGGCTGGTACCCGTACTAA